The Homalodisca vitripennis isolate AUS2020 unplaced genomic scaffold, UT_GWSS_2.1 ScUCBcl_942;HRSCAF=3924, whole genome shotgun sequence genome includes a window with the following:
- the LOC124371107 gene encoding LOW QUALITY PROTEIN: deoxyribodipyrimidine photo-lyase-like (The sequence of the model RefSeq protein was modified relative to this genomic sequence to represent the inferred CDS: deleted 2 bases in 2 codons) — translation MGSEEPSPKKLKLSGDVSKTEKSDYVRILADERKKAADSVLEFKFNKKRVKILSSAQDVPDWAEGVVYWMFRDERVQDNWAFLFAQKLALKNEIPLHICFCVKPKFLDATIRHYKFLFKGLEEVASECKSLNIEFHLLIGNGEEVLPGFVEKNKIGAVVVDFMPLRDCLSWAQTLKKSLPKEVPLIQVDAHNIVPCWTASDKLEYGARTIRGKITRQLPEFLTQFPPVVKHPFSGKLKADKIDWEAAEKSLQVDLSVAPVTGFVPGYKSGISVLQEFCNKRIKMFGSKRNDPTVNALSNLSPYFHFGQISVQRAILCVKKLGSSHKESVDAFVEEAVIRRELSDNFCYYNKKYDSIEGAYDWAKKTLNDHKKDKRTYVYTRSELEESKTHDDLWNSAQIQLVREGKMHGFLRMYWAKKILEWTASPEEALASAIYLNDRYSMDGRDPSGYVGCMWSICGIHDQGWREREIFGKIRYMNYEGCKRKFNVSAFVARYGGKVHKYIKK, via the exons ATGGGGAGTGAAGAGCCATCTCCTAAGAAGCTTAAGTTATCTGGTGATGTCAGCAAAACTGAGAAGAGCGATTATGTGCGGATATTGGCAGACGAAAGAAAAAAA GCAGCTGACTCAGTTTTAGAATTCAAGTTCAACAAGAAACGTGTGAAAATCCTGTCTTCCGCTCAAGATGTGCCTGACTGGGCTGAGGGAGTAGTGTATTGGATGTTTCGAGATGAGAGAGTGCAag ATAATTGGGCTTTCCTATTTGCTCAAAAGTTGGCGCTCAAGAATGAAATACCTCTTCATATATGTTTCTGTGTGAAGCCAAAGTTTTTAGATGCCACAATAAGGCATTACAAGTTCTTATTTAAAG GTTTGGAAGAGGTAGCATCTGAGTGTAAATCACTCAATATTGAGTTCCACTTATTGATCGGGAATGGTGAAGAGGTGCTACCAGGTTTTGTT GAGAAGAACAAAATTGGAGCTGTAGTTGTGGATTTTATGCCTCTCAGAGATTGTCTCAGCTGGGCCCAAACATTGAAGAAAAGCTTACCTAAGGAAGTTCCTCTCATTCAG GTGGATGCACACAATATCGTGCCTTGCTGGACGGCGTCTGACAAACTAGAGTATGGGGCCCGAACTATCAGAGGGAAGATTACCCGCCAGCTGCCGGAGTTCCTCACCCAGTTTCCGCCCGTTGTGAAACATCCGTTCTCTGGAAAGCTCAAGGCTGATAAG ATTGACTGGGAGGCAGCAGAAAAGAGTCTCCAAGTGGACCTCAGTGTAGCACCAGTGACAGGTTTTGTGCCTGGCTACAAGTCTGGCATCTCTGTCCTGCAGGAGTTCTGCAACAAACGCATCAAAATGTTCGGCTCCAAGCGCAACGATCCGACTGTCAACGCCCTCAGCAATCTGTCT CCCTATTTTCACTTTG GCCAAATTTCAGTTCAAAGAGCAATACTGTGTGTGAAAAAGTTAGGTTCCAGCCACAAGGAGAGTGTTGATGCATTTGTAGAAGAAGCAGTCATCCGGCGAGAACTGTCTGACAATTTTTGTTACTACAACAAAAAATATGACAGCATCGAAGGAGCTTATGACTGGGCCAAGAAAACACTGAACGATCACAA GAAAGACAAAAGAACCTATGTCTATACAAGGTCAGAATTGGAGGAAAGCAAAACACACGACGATCTGTGGAACTCGGCTCAGATACAGCTGGTCCGGGAAGGTAAAATGCATGGATTCTTGCGAATGTACTGGGCCAAGAAGATACTGGAGTGGACAGCTTCGCCTGAAGAGGCTTTAGCTTCAGCTATTTACCTCAATGACAGATATAGCATGGACGGCAGAGATCCTAGCGGTTATGTTG GCTGTATGTGGTCAATCTGTGGTATACATGACCAAGGCTGGAGGGAGAGAGAAATTTTCGGGAAAATCCGCTACATGAATTATGAGGGCTGTAAGAGGAAGTTCAACGTGTCTGCTTTTGTGGCAAGATATGGAGGGAAAGTCCACAAGTATATTAAAAAGTGA
- the LOC124371108 gene encoding uncharacterized protein LOC124371108 — MGVQLYYTPAPKRKKIKCRFTASAKKGTFFESAHLPLTDIFCIVASILCLVPPRQDYLKKNFNISSKTAVDWYSFCREVFVDHVANNDVTLGGVGHIVEIDEAKFGKRKYNRGRLIEGQWVFGGIDRTTHETFLVPVEKRDKETLLKVIKEKIEPGSTIISDCWRAYDCLEDEGFVHETVNHSKEFVDPRTHAHTNTIERTWRSVKDKIPRYGRKKTHFVGYLGEYLFKAKYPNLNERIHHFWVAAAKLYPPEH, encoded by the exons ATGGGTGTACAATTG TACTACACGCCTGCACCGAAACGAAAGAAAATTAAGTGCCGGTTTACTGCCAGTGCGAAAAAGGGAACTTTCTTTGAAAGCGCACATTTACCATTGACGgacattttttgtattgttgCGTCAATATTGTGTCTAGTGCCGCCGCGACAAGATTACCTGAAAAAGAACTTTAATATTAGTTCAAAAACAGCTGTAGACTGGTATTCGTTTTGTCGGGAGGTATTTGTTGACCATGTGGCCAATAATGATGTTACATTAGGTGGAGTTGGACACATTGTGGAAATTGACGAGGCAAAATTtggtaaaagaaaatataatagaggAAGACTTATTGAAGGGCAGTGGGTGTTTGGTGGTATAGACCGTACCACACATGAAACATTTTTAGTGCCGGTAGAGAAAAGGGACAAGGAAACTctcttaaaagtaataaaagaaaaaattgaaccGGGAAGTACCATTATTAGTGATTGTTGGCGTGCGTACGACTGCTTGGAGGACGAGGGGTTTGTGCATGAGACAGTTAACCACTCAAAGGAGTTTGTGGACCCACGCACTCACGCCCACACAAATACTATCGAGCGGACGTGGAGAAGTGTAAAAGACAAAATTCCGCGTTACGGCAGGAAAAAAACTCATTTTGTGGGGTATTTGGGTGAATACCTTTTTAAGGCGAAATACCCAAACCTCAATGAGCGGATCCACCATTTCTGGGTTGCGGCTGCAAAACTGTACCCAcctgaacattaa